In Megalops cyprinoides isolate fMegCyp1 chromosome 12, fMegCyp1.pri, whole genome shotgun sequence, the sequence AAACCGTTCTCAGAAGCTTAAAAGCAGCACAGTAAATTTCAACTCTGGTCTTGCACCTATTATTTAGTGCCCATTAGAGATTTCTGCACCAAATTCAACACATATGTCAAGTCATGACAGCATGACCTCATACGTGGTTTAACATCAATCAtcctttattttgttgtgaaaaCTGTCTCGTCATCCCTTTCATAGCAAGTCCCAACTTTCACGGCATTCTGTACTAATGTCTGGTGCTTTGCAGTTTCTATAAAAGCACCGCAAAGTTTAGAGTTTCAGAGCCCTTTAATCAAATGTGACCCTAAATAATAAGGAATGTCTAAAATGTATATGAAACATTGATTAGTGAAGTCAAGCACAGGAAGAAACATGTAAtaacaggtaaacacacacatacagagcgAGAGACATAGAtgggagtaaaaaaaataacGTGTTATTGAAGTATCTGCACGATGTCTTAAATTTCATATTACAGAGTCATATCCCACTTGCCTGTACAGTGAACTACCATTCTACACAGTgtccatttatttaatttcaatgcACAAATGCAAACTTGAAGTAGTGAAGCATCCGCAGCTCAACAGTTTTAGTGTGAGACCAATTACAGCAAGGCCATTTTGGTGATGTAACGTCAACACTATGTTGATGTGGGACATGATCAATCCCCTCACAAACCATtagctaaaatatatattttctatatatatcttatattttcAGTTAGATTAGGCATCTGTTAAGATGGTTCTGGGTAATTGCAATCCAACAAAGCTTTCAGATCACTCAGTTATTATCAGTTTCATTTGGTAAATCTCATTTTGTGAATTAATAAATTGTCATATATCTTGGTTACTTGTCATCTAGAACTGAAACCGTAAGAGCATGCAGAGATTAGACAGctatttttattgaataaagAACATTATGAAATGATAAACAATTTCTAGACGCTCCCAAATTTAATGTGTAAGTAATCTAGGATGCTCCGTCAGTATTTGTGCTTTTCAGGCCTTGGAGGCGTGTTCACTGCGTTCAGATACTATACTTGGGAGAGATTTATAAACGTTTAGATGGCCAGTGTATATATTCGCCACAAGATGGCGCCACAGCCTGCAAGGACTCTACATTTGTAATTCTATTTCTTAATCATCTCTTAACCAAATTAAGTTTAACTCATCTCAGTCTCTTGCTTATTTGTAACACATCACGTTTGCCGATCACACGATAATATTTGGTGTGCTACAAATGAACAATTAACTGCACTCCGCATTTGCACATCTCCAAACCAACGGTGgttgcaatttttattttaataacacagTGGGTTATTAAACCTTGGGTCCTTTTGGGTCCATGCCACCTTACATGCACATTGTTCCATATCAGATCGACTTCACATGTACACCCTTGCCTATGCAAACATAACATTACCTTTCGCAGGTAAGGGTGTGCAGGATCAGAATCTTATCTTTAAAATATTGTGCAGTCCATACTGTCCTGTACTTTCTACTGTCAGGCCATAATCTCCAAACCTGCCCACCTGCACAACTCCCGGAACATAACTGCAGCGCTGGCTCTGCTTTTAGAGCAGACCAACTGCTCACTGCATCCTACATTATGGCAGTTTAGGTTTGGCTCAATGTTTCGATGTGTGTTGCCCTTGTTTGTTATCCAGCAAAGACACAGGAGCATCCAGGTGCTTTTTCATGGTACACTGAGATGCAGGAAAATGGAGGCCTGGAAATCAAAAGCTGCCAATGCCAGGTCGTTACTGTGAGTCACTGTAATTGATTAGAATGTTCCGTCCTGTCTAATTGTCTTttccaagggggggggggggggcagggattgGGGGGCTGGTTCttgcacaacaaaaaaacgAGGGACATTGTATGAAATTCCATGTTTTGTGATATTCGGACTGCAATGAAAACAACTGACCACAAAAATGGATGAGATCATATTGCAAATCTTGCTAGGGGGTGGTGAAGCAGGGCTGCAAAGTTAGTCAGTAATGTACTGAACCTGCCTGAATAATTGGTCACAGCAGAATGTTCTCTGGTGTACATTAAAACATCTGGCCATTCTGGACATGACAGTGCTACACTCAGGACTCCAGTCTGTTGTAATCAAATAAAGTTTTACCTGTTTTTGTACACTTGATCACAGATTTAGAACATGCCACAATCATGTCCACATTTGCACGTGTAaacctttctgtttttctttgacgCCTCTTGGTATACATTTGACAGTAATAGAGGTTAAGTTATAAAGTCTCAAACCTCTATGCAAAACAACACTTTGCATTTATTCACCGTTCTTCAAGGAAGCCATGGACATTTCTTCTCTAAGCACTctaaagagacacacacatttacacatcagTTCATTTCTATCTGCATAACAAAATAAGTGGCGTTGCTTTATCAGTCCAACAGCCAGATTTTTAACAAATATCTCTAACAATACACAAAAatttccaacaaacaaaaaattccaaaatgaaGGGCCCATTCCAAATTCTATACAgtaacaaaatgcaaagcaatgcAATATGGAGATCAAATACTACATAGAAGACATGAATTTGTCAACACAAGGGTTATACCTATACCCATATACTGGATTTCACAGGAGTCTGGGTATGTTGCCTGACAGTGACACTAAAGATAGTGATGAACCAAGCACACACTAGCTTGCTGTTCTCCCCatacaaaaccacacaaaaaatGATAAGAATGCACTTGTGAGCCTTTATCTGTCtcatataaaatgttttcttgtgaCTTTGGTccattaactttttaaaaatatgtcatgtGTAGCTATTTATCAGCACACATCTTCAGCAAGTTCAGACAGTCCTagaagcagtgtggtgctgCTGCCTGGTAGTGTAGGATTTGTGAGGTGAGCTACACTCATGCAGGGGCATGCAAGCCCACCATGTGAGCGATAAGCTGCACGCACACTCCCCGCCTCAGATGTGTGTAGACAGACCCTCTGAAGGACACTTAGGAGAGTGCCCTGAGCACCCCCATTATGATCTGTCACTTTTAATTTCACTCTCCCCCTTCTTGAACAACAATTTACTTATTGAGTTTCACTGTAATGCAACACGGTAGGGATCTCTGTTTGCTGTGTCCAAAGTAACTTGTTAcactgtgtaggtgtgtgaaaGGCAAGCCAGAGATTCAGGACAGATTTTTCACGGGAGAGACTGTTGCGAAATCATCTGATACCACTTCGCAGTTGAACCACCTCTTTTCTCATCTGTTCAAGAAAAGTAGACCTATCAGCCAGAAGCAAAACATATTATCAGTGATGCTCCAGCCTGCccccacacaggcacagaacCAACACTAAACATGGCAGCAAGGGATTGGCACTGCCTCCCAGTGTACACACCAGTCCATAGAAATGTGCCCACTGCCCTGTCATTTCATGCATCTGCATTTGGTTGGAAGGCCCTCTGCACGTGGGGCCATCACTGTAGCCGTGCCCGCTTCTCTGGCGGGGCCTTGCTCGGGGGTGCGGGCGCGGGGGTCTTGGCCGCcggctccctctcctcctgcttcaCAGACTCCGCCGGGGGCTCCGGCTCCTTCTTCACCTCAACTACAGCAGGATGTAAAGATGACAtcaacacacagagcagccatgAAGGTCCTCCTATGCATCAAAagactcattcattcactgaccAATAACGGAGCTGCAGCGCCATACGGTAATTTGTGCGTGTGATCTCAGGTTTGCCAACCAccaaattatttctttttctccttaCTTCTGGTGTCGCAATTCATACTCAATCACAGAATCTGATTCAGTCAAACCTTCTTTGTATGTGTTCAGAATAAGAATATTTATTGGAACATTAATTAATAACtaaatactttcattttattttgttgtccAACGGAAATGATAGTGGATCCATACCTGGTATAGGCTTCTCCCCAGGCTTGGGCTGAAAATATCACAACAAAAATTGATTAATTCTTATCCTGCTGAATTAAAACTATATTCACCTCATCATTCCtattcctctctctgtatcacAGGGAAACTGAATTATGTGAGCAGTGATTTTCCCAAAACCAAGAGTCACAAAAAGACCACTACAGAAAAGTGCAGCAcacataatacaatacaattgcaaacacaaatcaacaaatacaggtataaaaatgcagacaattCAGAATTATTACAACGCCTACCCAGTGCAATATCCTAGAACTAAATAATACAACTCAAAAAATCATATCTAAAAGGTGCTATATGGGgggtcctgagtggctcagccGGGAAGGCTTTTTCCAtttgcaggctgagccctacggcCTGGGTTAaaaactggctgtgtcatttgcaGACAATGACTGGAatctcacagcagcagaactaACTGGCTTCCTTCAACAGGGGATAGTGGTGGGTAGGTCGGCCAGGGCTTCCTCACCTTACCACTTTCAGGTACCCTACGATTTGTTAAGCGCCTGTGAGTGGGATGCCACACCTATCCTCCAAAGAGCAACCACTCATCTATAGGGAGCtatgtgacttgtagtgtgaaaaacaccCCTCTGGCTGCGTGCCAGTGTCAGAAGATTGCATTTGCCTCGCTTCAGTGCTCCTCTGCAAGTAAAGACTGTTGCAGTGAAGCAAACCTAGCGTACAACTGGCAATTCCTAAATAGGGTTGCATAACTGGAGAAAAAAGCTGCTGATTCATTTGGCAAAATCTAAGGCGGCGAGGGATCAGATCCAAGCAACAGAAGGTGGTGAGAGACTCTGCTGGGCTGAGAGCAgtgggaagctcattccaccactgacaGTCTGTGGGTGAAATTCAGAGCAGGATTTTCATATAGTTCTTTAACTAAGTTTAGCAACAAATGGCAGAGGACTCTGTCGTATTGTACCTGATAGAAGATTGGAGGGAACTTCTGCCTGAGATCCAGGAGCAATGTGTCAACCCTTTGTCGCTGAAATAGGGAGCTGggctcctctttctttttcgACTTTGGTTTGGccttttctgtaaatatatggaaagaaaagaatttCAAAGTTCCACACAAACTCATGGCACAGAAACCAGTAATTCCTCGCATCTATATACTTCAATCTTGAAAAACCCAAAGGAATGGAAattaatgaatggaaaatgcatCATAATGACAAGTATTATCCATCCAGCAGGTGACTGAAGAAAACTTTACAaatattattatgtatatttacatgttgtatattatccattcatacatgTTACACCTACGGAAACTCAGGAGAAGCTAAAATACTTATATAGCTAGATGTAGTGTAACCCCTGCGCCCCCAGAACTAACCTCTTTCTTCCTGGTCCTTGAAGTGCCACCAGTATCCTTTGGAGGGGTGGTAGCGACAGTAAGACATGGCCTCGTCAAAGGCAGACTGGATTCCATGGACTGCAGACAGCTTTGGGAAAAGGAAGTCAGAATATTCTAGACTGTGAACCTGACTAAAGTGTCCACCATTAAATttgacacacagatacaaagaCACAAGTGTAACccagcaaataaaaaaacaaatcattcgTAGATTTAATCTGCTTCCAGAGCAGTGAGTCACTTCtctcaaaatcaacaaagaaGCTGCACAGTTTGTGCTGACAAATTACTCAGGGAACTCACCACTCGGGAACCTATAACAGAACCCAGGTCTGGAGCCTGGTACACCACCCCCGCAATGATGTAATAGTCCGATAAGGGGATGACTGTAGtgcagagaaaagacagaggaacAAGTAGAAAAGAGGCAGAACATCAGCTTCTAAAACATCTGACACGTGTCCACTTAACAAATTCTGTTACAGGCTGTTGGTTCACGTGTGGTACAAATGGTGCtagctttctttcatttccagATGGCTCACCTTGATTGGGAGACTGCCTCTGCTGTTTGCGGATGATGTACAGAATGGGCTCCTGAGCATGGAGAAGGATATACTCCACCCCCACCATCTgactgagagagacaaacacactgagatctaatacacacccacaccatctgatacagaaaattaaacacacagaatcTAATACctactcccacacacacaccatctgacagtgggggggggggggagaaactAACAATCTAACTCAGataccatacacacataattattgggctgagagacacagactctCACATCATCTGTATCAAATACAGCCACACATACTCAAAATCCGACtgatacacagcacacaccatcTAAGACAGAGGCATACACTTTCAGTATTTCAGaggaacacacatgcattatCCAACAAGAGACACAAAGTCTTactgtcaaacacacaaacccaatccgagaaaaaaagacatactcAGACTCACAATCTGACtaagaaacaaacataaacacctACATTCTCGTTATAGGGCTGAGACACAAACTCAAGTGCACTCATAATATGGTGCGGCAATCAACGGCACACTAACTCATACACATAATCTTTAATCCAACATTTATGGATATTCCGTACTGTATATACCGTGTTCGTCATAATAAATAACAGCCGCCTAGATACTGATATGAGAGCAACACCTACTTCAAATGGTCGAGGGTGAGCCGCTGCATTTTGACCACCTCGTTGTTGCATGTGCGGTCGTAGAACGGGTTGCTTCTCTCGGAGAAGTAATCCAGCACATTACCAGGGTTGAGGATGGGCACCCAGCCGCTGTCAACCCACGAGATCCCAAGGAGGTTGTCTGGACAGTCATACGCAGAATCACAGGGAATCACTAATCCAACTACCTGGAGAATTCGTTGTGTGACTGGCACAACAATTTAGCAAGCTAAATGTATTCATTGATGAAGATTTGCATATTGTGACCAAACACATCGTctctaaaatgaaatgctgacatTATATTTCACTGCAAACAAAGCTACTTCAAAtactaaaaacagaaacagtttaAACGATGAGCTATGGAGATATCTTGGTCCTCTTGGTCCTAAAAAGCCAATTAGCTAACTAGCGAGTTGAATTTAAAACATCCTGTTGAGGCTATATCTGTAGAAACTTCCATTTTGatggcaaaataaaacaaatctggaaacacaaataaatacagaaaataaacaaaaaagcttGTTACCTCTTAAATCCACCGACGCCATCTTGTAAAAGATTCAACGGGTTTCCACGATTACCAGCTCTGCAGGAGACCAGTGCAAATTCACTGACGCGTATTTTATAATGGTGCGCGGAGAGAGAACGTAGTAGATGAAGAACAAGTCTGTAGTTGCGTGGGGAAATACAGGTAATATTCCTGTAAACAGCTAGATACCTACCTAGCCAGCTAACTTCATTCCCGTCGCAGTTTGTTCCAGTGGTCGAGTCAAGATGACGTCATTACGCATTTGCGTTCTTCGCCCGGGCCTGGGCTGCGTTAATGCTTCAACCTTTCGTGTTTATTCGATGAGGTGGATGCTACGCTACAGGGTGACTAACAAAGCTGTCTTGACAAAATATCTATAACTAGTGCGTAGCGTAAGAGCTGTATGAGCAAGCGCTCTTAGTTCATATGAATACTAAATAACCTTTTCCTGTaacaatatgtttattttgtgtgttataaataataacaagaagAAGAATGTGAAATAGAAGAAACCTGCTGTCACAtgaaacacacagctcttcAAGTTCAAGCCCCTCTAATAAACCATTGCTAATTTGTATACTGTGCATGAGCTGATACTGTCTAAAGTTAGATTATGTAGAAATTAATATATGAACAAACATCTGAGAAAGGGAATTGACTGAAGATCTTCCATCCCAGATACATTCACCCCACTTCCACTATTTCCAGCTTCCTTCCAATAAACATCAATTAGCCATTACGGTTTCTCTAACCACAAAACCTAATGAGCAACAATTATTAAAACACCCTAATAAAGAACAATCTTAAGAATGGTTCACAAACTTTTAAGGTACAATATTTGATGATGGTATTAAGAGGTGAGGAGTTGACAGTGGGGCTACAATAgatagaaaaaaatagaatgcATGCTCTACAGCATGGTGATATTGTATTTGTGGTTACCAACTGTGATCTAGAAAGGCAAATAAATCTGTTGCTTTGTACATTTGGAAATCTCTTTCTACCCACTACACAGACAActacataatataaataaacacatccccctacacacacacacacacaaaccatatGCAGAGTATTTAGCATTCCTGTACGTGCCTATTTTAAATGACTTGAAGCCTTGATTATTGTATCAGCTGCTCTTGTTCTTGCCACTCAGTGGGGCAGAGctgttgtcatttctgtcactcTTTAGAATCTTTACACCAGCTGGTAAACTGACACTTACTGCTCTGACGCATTGAGACAAAACAGAGCCCAACTGGCAACTATACTCACACgagtgagagagtgagcgagagaatTAAAGTATTATTGGCATTACtgaca encodes:
- the med6 gene encoding mediator of RNA polymerase II transcription subunit 6 encodes the protein MASVDLRDNLLGISWVDSGWVPILNPGNVLDYFSERSNPFYDRTCNNEVVKMQRLTLDHLNQMVGVEYILLHAQEPILYIIRKQQRQSPNQVIPLSDYYIIAGVVYQAPDLGSVIGSRVLSAVHGIQSAFDEAMSYCRYHPSKGYWWHFKDQEEREKAKPKSKKKEEPSSLFQRQRVDTLLLDLRQKFPPIFYQPKPGEKPIPVEVKKEPEPPAESVKQEEREPAAKTPAPAPPSKAPPEKRARLQ